One part of the Tunicatimonas pelagia genome encodes these proteins:
- a CDS encoding DUF5989 family protein has translation MGTLREFWLFVQTRKKYWLIPTLVLLILIGFLIVATSGSALAPFIYSIF, from the coding sequence ATGGGAACGCTAAGAGAATTTTGGTTATTCGTTCAAACCCGCAAGAAGTACTGGTTAATTCCTACGCTCGTTCTACTGATACTGATCGGGTTTCTGATTGTAGCGACCAGTGGTTCCGCCTTAGCTCCGTTTATTTATTCAATATTTTAG
- a CDS encoding SusC/RagA family TonB-linked outer membrane protein, which produces MSSVLPHFIRSGILLLAVLSSSSAFAQTVALSTPFPAVPEVTVPRQESGSLKFVLETLETEHDIRFNYASQLVEGKRASVRALQEKETLEEILKAVLQPLGLQYEKISEQIYGIYPESDEVKSSDEEPSAEQSLREAHVNTLNRLRNLPLQNPVTVERNISGQVTDEENEPLPGVNVLVKATTIGTVTDIEGNYRLTVPDNAEILVFSSVGYETEEVEIGGQSVVNLSMLPNIQALSEVVVVGYGTQEKSDLTGAISSVESQDITRLSERRLENALQGRAAGVQVMRTEGSPGAPARVNIRGSGSIGNTDPLWIVDGVPMDPGNFFNPNDVESMEILKDASAAAIYGARAAHGVILVTTKRGAEGRVKVNFNTQVGVRQPRPLPNMLGTEDFVRASSIARSNAGQDPEPAWNNPESLPNTNWVDEVFDGSGIEQMHNISISGGNENASFFVSGAYDREEGVMINNWFERFALRANSDYKVGKRVRLGQSLLVSRTRENPTANDGGDLQTVFRAIPIMPVRDESNPFGGWGTAASYFQGPNPVAQQMQNHILHKVNRINGNVYGEVDIVDGLMLRGSVGVNIAALQREHFRESFSYGALSNPINSLTMRSRDAEELNTNLVLTYNKSLGKHDFTVMGGYESFRRDGLDFTATAQDFPVNFARSFALATGAVDISDRTTIDDQYRLESLFGRINYSFDSKYLFSASVRRDGSSRFSTANQFGVFPSFSAGWRIIEEEFMQNIDWLSDLKFRASWGILGSDRIGDYIFSPTYRNTRSTYAFDPTGQSGGNKVRGFYLSRFPNQEVKWEEIVQTDIGIDVGLLDGRFNITADYYIKNTTDMLIGVQLPTSYGVSQENRNPQSTQLNIGEVENRGLELALNYRQNVGDWTFDITGNAAWNQNEVRALDDNQQILAGGGGHGYRGNTSITEAGQPMGTFFGLDAIGIFQTQAEIDALNEASPTGVYQNQSTAPGDLQYRDVDGDGVITPDDRTYIGNPWPKMIYGLNANITFRNFDFTVFFQGVQGVDLFNAPKAYTRTVFSDYNTSDLAFEAWTPENPTEHPRLIATDPNGNFRQPSSYHIEDGSFLRLRNIQLGYTLPNPVLDRLGLTQARIFVNAQNILTITQYEGIDPEVVGSENSNNANTQRGVDHFRQYPQTTLVSAGLQLGF; this is translated from the coding sequence ATGAGTAGCGTTTTACCCCATTTTATTCGTAGCGGGATACTGCTTTTGGCCGTGCTGAGCAGTAGTTCGGCGTTCGCCCAAACAGTAGCCCTATCTACTCCGTTTCCCGCGGTACCAGAAGTGACTGTGCCCCGGCAGGAGAGCGGTAGCCTTAAGTTTGTGCTGGAGACATTAGAAACCGAACACGACATACGGTTTAACTATGCCAGCCAATTGGTTGAGGGAAAAAGAGCATCTGTTCGGGCTCTTCAGGAAAAGGAAACACTGGAAGAAATACTAAAGGCGGTGCTTCAGCCTCTGGGGTTGCAGTACGAGAAAATTAGTGAACAGATTTACGGTATCTATCCAGAATCTGATGAGGTGAAATCTTCGGATGAAGAACCATCTGCCGAGCAAAGCTTGCGCGAAGCTCACGTGAATACCCTGAACCGTCTGAGGAATCTGCCATTACAGAATCCGGTAACAGTAGAAAGAAACATTTCCGGGCAAGTAACCGATGAAGAAAATGAACCTTTGCCGGGGGTTAATGTATTGGTCAAAGCTACTACTATCGGAACAGTGACCGACATTGAAGGTAATTACCGTCTTACGGTACCCGATAATGCTGAAATACTGGTTTTCTCATCAGTAGGTTACGAAACAGAAGAAGTGGAAATTGGTGGCCAGAGCGTAGTCAACCTATCCATGCTACCCAATATCCAGGCACTTTCGGAAGTAGTAGTGGTCGGATACGGTACGCAGGAGAAATCAGATTTGACCGGAGCCATCTCATCGGTAGAATCCCAAGATATTACCCGCCTTTCCGAGCGTCGTTTGGAAAATGCTCTACAGGGGCGAGCGGCGGGAGTGCAAGTGATGCGTACCGAAGGAAGTCCGGGAGCACCCGCCCGGGTAAATATCCGAGGTTCGGGTTCTATCGGAAATACCGACCCGCTGTGGATTGTAGACGGAGTGCCGATGGATCCCGGTAATTTCTTCAACCCTAACGATGTAGAGTCGATGGAGATTCTGAAAGATGCTTCGGCAGCAGCGATCTACGGAGCTCGCGCGGCTCACGGGGTAATTTTAGTAACTACTAAGCGCGGAGCCGAAGGGCGGGTAAAGGTAAACTTCAATACCCAGGTAGGAGTACGCCAACCTCGACCACTTCCTAACATGTTAGGCACCGAAGATTTTGTACGAGCTAGCTCTATTGCCCGAAGCAATGCTGGACAAGACCCGGAACCCGCTTGGAATAACCCGGAAAGCTTACCTAATACCAACTGGGTAGACGAAGTGTTTGACGGCAGTGGTATCGAGCAGATGCACAACATATCCATTTCTGGCGGAAATGAAAACGCATCATTTTTCGTCTCTGGTGCTTACGACCGGGAAGAAGGGGTGATGATTAACAACTGGTTTGAGCGATTTGCCCTACGCGCTAATTCTGATTATAAAGTTGGCAAGCGGGTGCGACTGGGACAATCTCTGTTAGTTTCCCGTACCCGGGAAAATCCCACGGCCAATGACGGCGGTGACTTACAAACGGTGTTCCGGGCAATTCCAATTATGCCCGTGCGCGATGAAAGTAACCCCTTCGGTGGTTGGGGAACGGCAGCATCGTACTTTCAAGGACCTAATCCCGTAGCACAGCAAATGCAAAACCATATTCTGCACAAGGTAAACCGGATCAATGGTAATGTATACGGTGAAGTAGACATTGTAGATGGTTTAATGTTACGCGGTAGCGTAGGGGTAAACATTGCGGCTCTTCAACGAGAGCACTTTAGAGAATCATTCAGCTACGGTGCACTCTCTAATCCCATTAACTCGCTCACCATGCGTAGCCGTGATGCTGAAGAGTTAAATACCAACTTAGTATTAACTTACAATAAATCGCTAGGCAAGCATGACTTTACCGTAATGGGGGGATACGAAAGCTTTCGTCGTGATGGTTTAGACTTTACAGCTACTGCTCAAGATTTCCCTGTAAACTTTGCCCGTAGTTTTGCCTTGGCTACTGGAGCAGTGGACATCTCGGATCGTACTACGATTGACGATCAGTACCGATTAGAGTCACTCTTTGGTCGGATCAATTATAGCTTTGACAGTAAATATCTGTTTAGTGCCAGTGTGCGTCGCGATGGCTCTTCCCGCTTCAGTACGGCTAATCAGTTTGGGGTTTTTCCTTCCTTCTCTGCCGGATGGCGCATTATTGAAGAGGAGTTTATGCAAAATATTGATTGGCTTTCAGACCTAAAGTTTAGAGCTAGTTGGGGTATACTTGGTTCAGATCGTATTGGCGATTATATTTTCTCTCCCACCTACCGTAACACTCGCTCTACTTACGCATTTGACCCTACCGGACAGTCGGGAGGAAATAAGGTGCGAGGGTTTTACCTAAGTCGCTTCCCTAACCAAGAGGTGAAATGGGAGGAAATTGTCCAAACTGATATTGGAATTGATGTGGGATTATTGGATGGCCGTTTCAATATCACCGCTGATTACTACATCAAGAATACCACCGATATGCTGATTGGAGTACAATTACCTACTTCATACGGAGTTTCACAGGAGAACAGGAATCCGCAGAGTACTCAGCTAAATATTGGTGAAGTAGAAAATAGAGGACTTGAGCTAGCCCTAAATTACCGTCAGAATGTAGGTGATTGGACCTTTGATATTACTGGTAATGCAGCTTGGAACCAAAATGAAGTAAGAGCATTAGATGACAATCAGCAAATTCTAGCGGGTGGTGGTGGTCACGGCTACCGTGGTAATACTTCTATCACCGAAGCTGGGCAACCCATGGGAACCTTCTTTGGTCTGGATGCAATTGGTATCTTCCAAACCCAGGCTGAGATTGATGCGTTGAACGAAGCTTCCCCCACCGGAGTTTACCAAAACCAGTCTACTGCCCCTGGCGACTTACAGTACCGAGACGTAGATGGCGACGGGGTAATTACTCCCGATGACCGGACGTATATCGGTAATCCTTGGCCCAAAATGATCTACGGATTAAATGCTAACATTACCTTCCGTAATTTTGACTTCACGGTGTTCTTCCAGGGAGTACAAGGAGTAGACTTATTTAATGCGCCTAAAGCCTACACGCGCACTGTGTTTAGCGATTACAATACTAGCGATTTGGCATTTGAAGCTTGGACACCTGAAAATCCGACTGAGCATCCTCGCCTTATTGCGACTGATCCTAATGGAAACTTTCGACAGCCATCTTCTTACCATATAGAAGACGGTTCTTTCCTTCGCTTACGCAATATTCAGCTGGGTTATACGCTGCCTAACCCTGTGTTAGATCGGCTCGGACTTACTCAAGCTCGTATTTTTGTGAATGCCCAGAATATTCTGACCATTACCCAGTACGAGGGAATTGACCCGGAAGTAGTAGGCAGTGAGAACTCAAACAACGCTAATACGCAACGAGGAGTAGATCACTTTCGCCAGTATCCTCAAACCACTTTAGTTTCGGCTGGACTTCAACTTGGCTTTTAA
- a CDS encoding FG-GAP repeat domain-containing protein yields MQSVNQISKVLYQAIFVWVSSWLVACGQADSLSEPEQLAQTHCSSCHAFPEPDLLDRATWQGSVLPQMALRMGIAPANINESKIQQAYYHLTETGLYPRPALISTEDWEKIVQFYDSLAPESLPVISDSLPITKQFAFHQPEKKLPPAATCVYFHQETQQMLVADHTQGQLLTIGSEWEAQPLLSQTKLISHIQSFSSNQPDQSSLLITYLGENIRPEDRPSGEVAEVVLASDTVLSYQKLDLPDLPRVTQALYVNLVGDTNPELLTCSFGYLNGRLSFWQQDESGSYQESVIRNEAGAQWAIPQDVDQDGKMDIFVLWGQGDERIALYQNLGDGSFEEKILLRFPPSYGSSYFELADFDGDGLLDILYTCGDNADYSTVLKPYHGVYIFQNQGDQQYEQTYFFPMNGAYRAIARDFDGDNDLDIAAVSFFADYAHRPEEGFVYLENQNQFQFQASTLPIHKLGRWITLDAGDVDQDGDLDLVLGNCSTAGGFDRTLDRQWKEGPPYVILENRQNPS; encoded by the coding sequence TTGCAGTCAGTCAATCAAATATCAAAAGTACTGTACCAAGCCATTTTCGTGTGGGTAAGCAGTTGGCTAGTAGCTTGCGGCCAAGCGGACTCACTCAGTGAGCCTGAACAACTTGCCCAAACTCACTGTAGCAGCTGCCATGCCTTTCCCGAGCCGGATTTGCTGGATCGAGCTACTTGGCAAGGAAGCGTGCTTCCGCAAATGGCGCTGCGGATGGGTATTGCCCCAGCCAACATCAACGAATCTAAAATTCAGCAGGCCTACTATCATCTCACCGAAACCGGACTGTATCCGCGCCCCGCACTAATTTCTACCGAAGACTGGGAAAAGATTGTCCAATTCTACGATTCGCTGGCTCCCGAAAGCCTGCCGGTTATATCGGATTCGTTACCCATCACCAAACAGTTTGCATTCCACCAACCTGAGAAAAAGCTGCCTCCGGCTGCCACCTGCGTTTATTTTCACCAAGAAACGCAGCAAATGCTCGTCGCTGACCATACCCAGGGTCAACTACTCACGATTGGTTCGGAGTGGGAAGCTCAGCCACTGTTGTCCCAGACCAAACTGATAAGCCATATTCAGTCTTTTTCTAGCAACCAGCCGGATCAGTCATCACTACTGATTACTTATTTGGGAGAAAACATTCGCCCTGAAGACCGCCCCTCGGGAGAAGTTGCTGAGGTAGTTCTCGCGAGCGATACGGTGTTGAGCTATCAGAAATTAGACTTACCGGATTTACCTCGAGTAACGCAGGCACTTTACGTGAATTTAGTAGGAGATACAAACCCTGAATTGCTCACCTGTAGTTTTGGCTATCTGAACGGAAGACTTTCGTTCTGGCAGCAGGACGAATCGGGTAGCTACCAAGAATCGGTTATTCGGAACGAAGCCGGGGCTCAGTGGGCTATTCCACAAGATGTTGACCAAGACGGAAAGATGGATATATTCGTGCTCTGGGGACAAGGCGACGAGCGAATTGCGCTTTACCAAAACCTGGGTGATGGTTCTTTTGAAGAAAAAATTCTGTTACGTTTTCCGCCTTCCTACGGTTCCAGTTACTTTGAATTAGCCGATTTTGATGGAGATGGCTTACTGGATATTCTGTATACCTGCGGTGATAATGCTGATTACTCTACTGTATTGAAACCCTACCACGGAGTGTACATTTTCCAAAATCAGGGCGATCAGCAGTACGAACAAACCTACTTTTTTCCGATGAACGGAGCCTACCGAGCAATTGCCCGAGATTTTGATGGGGACAATGATTTAGATATTGCGGCAGTTTCCTTCTTTGCTGATTACGCTCATCGGCCTGAAGAGGGATTTGTTTATCTGGAAAACCAAAATCAATTTCAGTTTCAAGCCAGCACATTACCGATTCATAAACTAGGTCGTTGGATTACGTTAGATGCCGGAGACGTAGACCAAGACGGAGACCTAGATTTGGTGCTGGGTAATTGTTCTACCGCCGGAGGCTTTGATCGAACGCTGGATCGGCAGTGGAAGGAAGGTCCGCCCTACGTGATTTTAGAAAACCGTCAAAACCCATCCTAA
- a CDS encoding RagB/SusD family nutrient uptake outer membrane protein, which translates to MKRFLNNTLYLALALLLFSQCSEDPLDVANPNEINAGEFFQNINDLELSLTSVYSAMKPHDLFGADLWPKVHFGLPKTANQDWLGTDGWNQLYRNEITADNNLVQNFWRAFYRGIARSNDFINNANQYVETQEPPADEVARINEMIGEASYLRGFFYFHMIRLWGMDIPARNPNAMGIPLILDVAATREEMFVERVTVDQIYQQVISDLEAAEAALPDSWEGDNTARADAFAAKALLGKVYMNYEDYPTAQGYFEEIINSGMFSLVPFEEYQGLFNGENEFSSESLFEINFSTDLQESAWQGGLGANIALQIAPKGTGWSNVYPHDVNILRFGNDPRLRVNALEPGVDSVVFGDGTTRILEPMVGDADAIGWSFRKWVPVDYSVYSTNNNFGANLPLTRLADIYLMYAEAMNAQGSDAIAAEYMNKVRRRAYGLDPDAPDASVDYVLGGTQLRDSIREERFRELFAEGQRWYDITRWDIVEEELAKYPSVRSGTVIYNSEDYYLPIPQQELDTNPNITQSTGY; encoded by the coding sequence ATGAAACGATTTCTGAATAACACACTTTACCTAGCACTGGCATTACTACTGTTTAGCCAATGCTCAGAAGACCCGTTAGATGTAGCTAATCCTAACGAGATTAATGCTGGTGAATTTTTTCAAAACATCAATGACTTAGAGCTTTCGCTTACTTCAGTATACTCCGCCATGAAGCCCCACGACCTATTTGGGGCGGATCTCTGGCCTAAAGTACATTTCGGTTTGCCTAAAACGGCCAACCAAGATTGGCTAGGAACTGACGGCTGGAATCAACTCTATCGTAACGAAATAACCGCCGATAATAATTTAGTTCAGAACTTTTGGCGAGCTTTCTACCGAGGTATTGCTCGATCCAATGATTTTATCAACAATGCTAATCAATACGTAGAAACCCAAGAACCCCCGGCGGATGAAGTAGCTCGGATCAATGAAATGATCGGCGAAGCTTCTTATTTGCGTGGATTCTTCTACTTCCATATGATTCGCTTGTGGGGAATGGATATTCCGGCTAGGAACCCTAATGCGATGGGTATTCCATTAATTCTGGATGTTGCCGCCACCCGCGAAGAAATGTTTGTAGAACGGGTTACCGTAGACCAAATTTATCAACAGGTTATCAGTGATCTGGAGGCTGCCGAAGCGGCTTTGCCCGATAGTTGGGAAGGGGACAATACCGCCCGTGCTGACGCTTTTGCAGCAAAAGCCTTATTGGGTAAGGTGTATATGAACTACGAAGATTACCCTACTGCTCAAGGCTACTTCGAAGAAATCATCAATAGCGGGATGTTCTCATTAGTGCCGTTTGAGGAGTACCAAGGTTTGTTTAACGGAGAAAATGAGTTTAGCTCCGAGTCACTGTTTGAAATTAACTTTTCTACCGACCTACAAGAAAGTGCTTGGCAGGGCGGTTTGGGAGCTAATATTGCGCTGCAAATCGCACCTAAAGGAACTGGATGGAGCAACGTGTATCCGCACGATGTAAATATACTACGATTTGGCAATGATCCTCGTCTGCGAGTCAACGCTTTAGAACCAGGGGTGGATTCAGTCGTTTTTGGTGATGGTACCACTCGGATATTAGAACCTATGGTTGGTGATGCTGACGCTATTGGCTGGAGCTTCCGCAAGTGGGTGCCTGTTGACTACTCCGTATACTCTACGAACAATAACTTTGGGGCAAATTTACCGCTCACCCGCCTAGCTGATATCTACCTGATGTACGCTGAGGCTATGAATGCTCAAGGGAGTGATGCTATAGCAGCAGAATATATGAATAAAGTCCGTCGTCGGGCTTACGGTCTTGACCCTGATGCCCCCGATGCTTCGGTGGATTACGTGCTGGGAGGCACCCAACTGCGGGACTCTATTCGGGAAGAACGATTCAGAGAACTATTTGCCGAAGGCCAGCGCTGGTACGATATCACCCGCTGGGACATTGTGGAAGAAGAGCTAGCGAAGTATCCTAGCGTCCGCTCGGGCACGGTCATCTACAATTCAGAAGACTATTATCTACCCATTCCGCAGCAAGAATTAGATACTAACCCTAATATCACTCAGAGTACAGGGTATTAA
- a CDS encoding carbamoyltransferase family protein: MRYTILGISAFYHDSAAALVIDGRIIAAAQEERFTRIKHDASFPIHAIRYVLAEASVDIGQVHSIIFYDKPLLKFERLLETYHAIAPRGLTSFLTAIPVWVKDKLFLRRLIRRELVTLGKFTAPIQFTEHHLSHAASTFYPSPFEEATILTIDGVGEWATTTISHGQGNQIRMLRELHFPHSVGLLYSAFTYYLGFKVNGGEYKLMGLAPYGNPTAKQTQYFREKISSELVSLKEDGSIQLDMSYFKFMGGLRMTDDRKWNRLFGIPRRSPESEILPEYTNLALAIQQVTEKIVLRLATTARSLTQSKNLTMAGGVALNSVANGKLLDSGLFDNIWIQPAAGDAGGALGAALAGWYIGQQAPRTANTSDSMQGAYLGPSFTQRTIEQLLYRQNIGFTYYENFVELAEQTARLLADGKVVGWFQGRMEFGPRALGNRSILADARHPEMQLRLNQKVKFRENFRPFAPSVLQEDAADYFDLDVPSPYMLLVRPVLESRRCSVEQLQEDKDWRNQLAQARSDIPAVTHVDYSARIQTVDERTNPRFAQLLRAFKKQTGYSLLVNTSFNVRDEPIVCTPADALRCFQQTEMDALVMENFLVIKQ; the protein is encoded by the coding sequence GTGCGGTATACGATCCTCGGAATTTCGGCTTTCTATCACGATAGTGCGGCTGCTTTAGTGATTGACGGACGTATTATTGCGGCAGCGCAGGAAGAGCGGTTTACGCGAATTAAGCACGATGCCTCTTTTCCTATTCACGCAATACGCTACGTGTTAGCCGAGGCTAGTGTCGATATTGGCCAAGTTCATAGCATTATATTTTACGATAAACCACTGCTAAAATTTGAGCGATTACTGGAAACCTACCACGCTATTGCTCCCCGAGGTCTTACAAGTTTCCTCACTGCTATTCCGGTTTGGGTAAAAGATAAACTCTTCCTCCGCCGACTCATTCGTCGTGAATTAGTTACGTTGGGTAAATTCACGGCTCCTATCCAGTTTACGGAACACCATCTATCCCACGCGGCCAGCACGTTTTATCCTTCCCCGTTTGAGGAAGCCACAATCTTAACGATTGATGGAGTAGGCGAGTGGGCAACCACCACCATCAGCCACGGACAAGGTAACCAGATTCGGATGCTGCGGGAACTTCATTTTCCGCATTCGGTAGGGCTGCTGTATTCAGCGTTCACGTACTACCTGGGTTTTAAAGTAAATGGCGGAGAATACAAACTTATGGGGTTAGCTCCCTACGGTAATCCTACAGCGAAGCAGACCCAATACTTTCGAGAAAAGATTTCAAGTGAGTTGGTTAGTTTGAAAGAAGACGGATCCATTCAGCTAGATATGAGCTATTTTAAGTTTATGGGCGGATTGCGTATGACCGATGACCGCAAGTGGAACCGACTCTTCGGTATTCCCCGTCGCTCTCCCGAATCCGAAATTCTTCCTGAATACACTAATCTGGCGCTAGCTATTCAGCAAGTTACCGAAAAGATCGTACTTCGATTAGCTACTACCGCTCGCTCTCTTACCCAAAGTAAGAATCTGACAATGGCGGGTGGGGTAGCCCTGAATAGTGTAGCCAATGGAAAACTGCTGGACAGCGGATTGTTTGATAACATTTGGATACAACCTGCTGCCGGTGATGCCGGAGGTGCACTGGGAGCCGCTTTGGCGGGTTGGTACATTGGACAACAAGCCCCTCGGACGGCCAACACTTCAGACAGTATGCAGGGAGCCTACTTAGGCCCTTCGTTTACTCAGCGAACAATTGAACAATTACTTTATCGTCAGAATATTGGCTTTACCTACTATGAGAACTTTGTCGAACTAGCTGAGCAAACAGCGCGACTGCTCGCGGATGGTAAAGTCGTTGGCTGGTTTCAGGGACGCATGGAGTTTGGGCCTCGGGCGTTAGGTAATCGTAGTATTCTAGCTGACGCTCGCCACCCTGAGATGCAACTACGGCTCAATCAGAAGGTAAAGTTTCGGGAAAATTTTCGCCCCTTTGCCCCTAGCGTGCTGCAAGAAGATGCAGCGGACTATTTTGATCTGGATGTTCCATCACCCTACATGCTGCTGGTACGACCAGTATTAGAAAGCCGTCGTTGCTCAGTTGAACAGCTCCAAGAAGATAAAGATTGGCGAAACCAACTGGCTCAGGCCCGATCCGATATTCCGGCGGTTACCCACGTAGACTATTCGGCGCGTATTCAAACGGTAGACGAGCGGACAAACCCTCGCTTTGCTCAACTGTTGCGAGCCTTCAAAAAACAAACAGGGTACAGTTTGCTAGTCAACACCAGCTTCAATGTGCGCGATGAACCGATTGTTTGTACTCCTGCCGATGCACTACGTTGTTTTCAGCAAACCGAGATGGATGCATTAGTCATGGAGAATTTTCTGGTTATAAAGCAGTGA
- a CDS encoding right-handed parallel beta-helix repeat-containing protein, with protein MHKGLLILLLTFTFSPVWAVEKVIYLADYLDKYQDASLAFYHALEACKKEKADKLLIPPATYHCHPEKAFQQYVSITNNENGLKSIALPIIEQEDLEIDGQGSKIILHGLMMGSVIHRSKNIRVKNLSFDWDIPFYVQGKIVAVNRDSAYYDLQFADYVKYRVSNNDVLFDTFGKEYLISGNFWFDPDTGYPVYKLAQIFPKHWNAHNEPHYQLQDLGNRTIRVYNQVDSLPEPGWNFIAKWRHPEYRINRAAPSIHLFNSFQVSLTDVKIHSAAGMGVIGERSGDIRLERVQVIPTPNSDRIVSVTADATHFANCKGKVVLKDCLFESQLDDGLNIHGNYAAADGLIDGFTLSGRVVHRQQVGFQFALPGDTIRFINRETLLPTGETLVVKDIRYLNDSYFEITAEDSIKNTMPEMGLENISWVAELEMTGCSIGKNWARSVLVKTPGKSVITNNRFYSSMQGVRNWGEMLWFYESGNVTDVLISNNEFIDLGRAGVGLPVIVINPEIKNKSLAAKTGFYNQNIRIINNTIRTFDRPILSAYSVDGLVFEGNEIIKTDTFEPIFPDEPVIKIMHCNNVKFSGNHYDGAIEADIVIDEFSESNGTITGNKGFVVNP; from the coding sequence ATGCATAAGGGGTTGCTAATTTTATTGCTGACGTTTACTTTTTCTCCGGTTTGGGCGGTGGAGAAGGTGATTTATTTAGCTGATTATCTGGATAAGTATCAGGATGCCAGCCTCGCGTTCTACCACGCGTTAGAAGCCTGCAAGAAAGAAAAAGCCGATAAACTGCTCATTCCTCCAGCTACCTACCACTGCCATCCGGAAAAGGCTTTTCAGCAGTATGTAAGCATCACTAATAACGAAAATGGCCTCAAAAGCATCGCATTGCCTATTATTGAGCAGGAAGACCTGGAGATTGATGGGCAGGGATCAAAAATTATTCTGCACGGCCTGATGATGGGCAGTGTAATTCACCGCTCTAAGAACATACGGGTAAAAAATCTTTCGTTTGACTGGGACATACCATTTTATGTACAAGGAAAAATTGTAGCAGTCAACCGAGATAGTGCTTACTACGACTTACAGTTTGCTGACTACGTAAAGTACCGAGTGAGCAACAACGATGTGCTGTTCGATACCTTTGGTAAAGAGTATCTAATTTCGGGTAATTTTTGGTTTGATCCTGATACGGGCTATCCGGTCTATAAACTCGCCCAAATTTTCCCCAAGCACTGGAATGCCCATAACGAGCCTCATTACCAACTACAAGATTTGGGCAACCGAACTATTCGGGTGTACAATCAAGTAGATTCTCTACCCGAGCCAGGGTGGAACTTTATTGCCAAATGGCGACATCCTGAGTACCGGATCAACCGAGCTGCACCATCCATTCATCTGTTTAACTCCTTCCAGGTATCGCTAACGGACGTAAAAATTCACTCGGCAGCCGGGATGGGGGTCATTGGCGAACGAAGTGGGGATATTCGGCTAGAGAGAGTACAGGTTATTCCTACTCCCAACTCTGACCGCATCGTATCGGTTACGGCCGATGCTACGCACTTTGCGAACTGCAAAGGGAAAGTAGTGTTGAAAGACTGTTTGTTCGAGAGCCAGCTCGACGATGGACTTAACATTCACGGAAATTACGCAGCAGCGGATGGGCTGATTGATGGTTTTACCCTGAGTGGCCGAGTAGTGCATCGGCAGCAAGTAGGTTTTCAATTTGCTTTACCCGGTGACACCATCCGCTTTATCAACCGAGAGACACTACTGCCTACGGGCGAAACACTGGTAGTGAAAGATATTCGCTACCTCAATGATTCGTACTTTGAGATTACAGCGGAAGATTCTATCAAGAATACAATGCCGGAGATGGGGCTGGAGAATATTAGTTGGGTAGCCGAACTGGAAATGACGGGTTGCTCTATCGGAAAAAACTGGGCCAGAAGCGTTCTGGTTAAAACACCCGGAAAATCAGTAATCACCAATAACCGGTTTTATTCCAGCATGCAGGGGGTGAGAAACTGGGGAGAAATGCTATGGTTTTACGAGTCGGGAAACGTAACCGATGTTCTAATCAGCAACAACGAATTTATTGACCTCGGGCGGGCCGGAGTAGGTTTGCCGGTCATCGTCATCAACCCTGAAATAAAGAATAAATCGTTGGCAGCTAAAACCGGGTTTTACAATCAAAATATCCGAATTATTAATAATACCATCCGAACGTTTGATCGCCCCATCCTCTCGGCCTACTCAGTAGACGGACTGGTTTTTGAAGGCAACGAAATTATCAAAACTGATACGTTTGAGCCTATTTTTCCCGATGAACCGGTTATTAAGATCATGCACTGCAATAACGTAAAGTTTAGCGGTAATCACTACGATGGGGCAATTGAGGCCGACATTGTTATTGATGAATTCAGTGAGTCCAATGGTACTATCACTGGTAATAAAGGTTTCGTCGTAAACCCCTGA
- a CDS encoding SxtJ family membrane protein, which translates to MKPPKIIVAQISQLQLLETSLVAIILSVIVGFVTDHSGWFIAAATLAGIGLLVPKILYPVAIFWFSLGNILSTIVSPLLLTVVFLLIITPIGTIRRWLGHDSLQLRQNSKSMFKKRDHMFTTSDLENSF; encoded by the coding sequence ATGAAACCACCCAAAATCATTGTCGCGCAAATTAGTCAGTTACAGTTGCTAGAAACTAGTTTGGTCGCTATTATTCTTAGTGTAATTGTGGGTTTTGTAACAGATCATTCAGGTTGGTTTATTGCAGCAGCTACTCTGGCGGGTATCGGACTATTAGTTCCTAAGATTCTGTATCCGGTAGCTATATTCTGGTTCTCACTCGGAAACATACTAAGTACGATCGTTTCGCCCTTGCTGCTAACGGTAGTTTTTCTTCTCATAATTACTCCCATTGGTACCATTCGGCGGTGGTTGGGCCATGATTCTCTGCAACTGCGACAGAACAGTAAATCGATGTTTAAAAAAAGAGATCATATGTTTACCACCTCTGATTTAGAAAATTCATTTTAG